From Enterococcus mundtii, the proteins below share one genomic window:
- a CDS encoding lysylphosphatidylglycerol synthase transmembrane domain-containing protein — protein MSTKGTKIKIIINLLLLTIILAIIYYLINQSFADIFKELLSTSVQVLLAMFFFGTLYQIVEGRSIKEIAKPFSKSFSTSDGFWTSCYIAFYRIVSFGTGTLISEIYFYNKKGLKFSQGAGVTALHMIMYKLAVITYAVIGLIVQFSLFYEKAPNMIWFIIAGIILTALIILFLVTVSVSLNLQVFFVKVSNRLFKTERLRHWVDTCNSQIYSLRETVQTIIQDRTALIRIYCWNLLKLLCWYVMPYLFLVENHPHLDFLLTFSFISFAVVLSGVLPTPAGIGSFEFVYLLLFRPVVGTLDAVSSLLLYRFGSFILPFIYGFFYVIAERRNILRQEIHEVKAEKKRTKGKI, from the coding sequence ATGTCTACTAAAGGAACAAAAATCAAAATCATCATTAATTTATTATTATTGACTATTATTCTCGCTATTATTTATTATTTGATCAACCAATCTTTTGCGGATATTTTCAAAGAGTTGCTTTCAACAAGTGTCCAAGTGCTTCTGGCGATGTTTTTTTTCGGTACACTTTATCAAATTGTAGAAGGTCGCTCAATCAAAGAGATCGCCAAGCCGTTTTCCAAATCTTTCAGTACAAGTGATGGGTTCTGGACGTCTTGTTATATTGCCTTTTATCGGATCGTCTCATTTGGAACGGGTACACTGATCTCAGAAATTTATTTTTACAATAAAAAAGGGCTGAAGTTTTCTCAAGGAGCAGGAGTCACTGCCTTGCATATGATTATGTATAAATTAGCGGTGATCACTTATGCAGTCATTGGCTTGATCGTTCAATTTTCTTTGTTCTACGAAAAGGCACCCAATATGATTTGGTTTATCATTGCTGGGATCATTTTGACGGCTTTGATCATTTTATTTCTTGTGACCGTCTCCGTCAGTTTGAATCTTCAAGTTTTTTTCGTCAAAGTGTCCAATCGTTTATTCAAAACTGAACGTTTACGTCACTGGGTCGATACGTGCAACAGCCAGATCTATTCACTGAGAGAAACGGTACAAACGATCATCCAAGACCGCACCGCATTGATCAGGATCTATTGTTGGAACCTGCTAAAACTACTCTGTTGGTATGTGATGCCTTATCTGTTTTTAGTAGAAAACCATCCACATCTTGATTTTCTTTTGACATTTTCATTTATTAGCTTTGCAGTGGTTTTATCAGGAGTCTTACCAACTCCTGCAGGCATTGGCTCGTTTGAATTTGTCTATCTATTGCTCTTTCGACCTGTAGTTGGAACGTTGGATGCTGTTTCTTCCTTATTACTTTACCGATTTGGCTCGTTCATCTTGCCATTCATTTATGGTTTTTTCTATGTGATTGCAGAAAGACGGAATATCTTACGTCAAGAGATCCATGAAGTAAAGGCAGAAAAAAAGCGTACAAAGGGGAAAATTTAA
- a CDS encoding DUF1294 domain-containing protein produces MEVLMHNPLWFYLFIVNVYLFGLMGYDKRQAKKGAWRVPESNLLFVSLLGGGLGGLFAQRIFRHKTKKKKFTIVFMLGIMIDLVLIYFFH; encoded by the coding sequence ATGGAAGTATTGATGCATAATCCCTTATGGTTTTACTTATTCATTGTGAATGTTTATCTATTTGGCTTGATGGGTTATGATAAACGTCAGGCAAAAAAAGGCGCTTGGCGTGTACCAGAAAGTAATTTGTTGTTTGTTAGCTTGTTAGGCGGTGGTTTGGGCGGTTTGTTCGCACAACGCATATTCCGTCACAAAACTAAAAAAAAGAAGTTCACGATCGTTTTCATGTTAGGAATCATGATTGATCTCGTCTTGATCTATTTTTTCCATTAA
- a CDS encoding diacylglycerol/lipid kinase family protein, translating to MKKLLVFYNKSSGKDEGEQLAEWFKEYVAKHRPELEVYLTETGPSIKDETLREKAKEHEVDTLVIIGGDGTIHHIIQAFQDELDHYRVGLLPGGTINNLAKVLGIPFEKEEAAAMMLEESIRKIDYGKVNDKVVISTLTIGILADTAVWISQKEKQKYGSWIFIKRFVKLLLKKKKYHLDIKTEEAHWKGKAQLLTITMSNSVGGFTGFDDSAAPDDGKFHITIVPSLDFFRFAFYLPRMIKGKIYSVPGIKYLTASQVNIQAREKKVTTRTDGDTTDDLPIELKVIPEGITIYVPKEEQ from the coding sequence ATGAAGAAGTTACTGGTATTTTATAACAAAAGTTCAGGAAAGGATGAAGGGGAACAATTAGCAGAATGGTTCAAAGAGTATGTCGCAAAACATCGACCAGAACTAGAGGTTTATCTAACGGAAACTGGACCGTCGATCAAAGATGAAACATTGAGAGAAAAAGCAAAAGAACATGAGGTAGATACACTAGTCATCATTGGTGGTGATGGCACGATCCACCATATCATCCAAGCATTCCAAGATGAATTAGACCATTATCGTGTTGGCTTATTACCTGGTGGAACGATCAATAACTTAGCGAAAGTGTTAGGCATTCCTTTTGAGAAAGAAGAAGCTGCAGCGATGATGTTAGAGGAATCGATCCGCAAAATCGATTATGGGAAAGTGAATGATAAAGTAGTCATTTCTACTTTGACTATTGGCATATTAGCCGATACAGCGGTCTGGATCAGCCAAAAAGAGAAGCAAAAATACGGTTCATGGATCTTTATCAAACGTTTCGTGAAATTATTGCTAAAAAAGAAAAAATATCATTTAGATATCAAGACGGAAGAAGCGCATTGGAAGGGAAAAGCACAGTTGTTGACGATCACGATGTCCAACTCAGTAGGCGGTTTTACTGGTTTTGATGATTCCGCTGCGCCAGATGATGGCAAGTTCCACATCACCATCGTTCCTTCATTAGATTTTTTCCGGTTTGCATTTTATCTCCCACGTATGATCAAAGGTAAGATCTATTCTGTTCCTGGCATCAAATATCTGACAGCTAGTCAAGTCAATATCCAGGCACGAGAAAAGAAAGTGACAACTCGGACGGATGGTGACACTACAGATGACTTACCGATCGAATTAAAAGTCATCCCAGAAGGTATAACGATCTACGTACCAAAAGAAGAGCAATAA
- the pepT gene encoding peptidase T, with product MYENLLPRFLRYVKTETQSDPTSRTTPSTQTQVEFAQVLKKELEDLGLSDVTYNTENGFVIATLPSNIDHDVRSIGFIAHMDTADFNAVGVNPQIIENYDGESTIVLDKEGRFTLNVKDFPNLKNYDGHTLITTDGTTLLGADDKAGIAEIMTAMEILLKNPSIPHGEIKVAFGPDEEIGVGADKFDVEQFNVDFAYTIDGGPLGELQYETFSAAQANITIQGKNVHPGTAKNTMINALQVAIDFHNELPADEVPEKTDGYEGFFHLMALNGSPEEAKMSYIIRDHKRESFEARKAMITSIQEKMNQRFDQERIQVEMYDQYYNMREIIEKDMSIVDLAEKAMIDLDIKPVIEPVRGGTDGSKISYLGIPTPNLFAGGENMHGRFEFVSLQVMEKATDVIVKIAELNTQV from the coding sequence ATGTACGAGAACTTATTACCCCGATTTTTAAGATATGTCAAAACGGAAACACAATCCGATCCAACAAGTCGTACTACGCCATCTACGCAAACGCAAGTAGAGTTTGCGCAAGTCTTGAAAAAAGAATTAGAAGATCTAGGCTTGTCTGATGTAACATATAATACAGAAAACGGTTTTGTGATTGCTACACTACCTAGTAATATCGATCATGACGTACGTTCGATTGGTTTTATTGCTCACATGGATACAGCTGATTTCAATGCAGTAGGCGTAAATCCTCAGATCATTGAAAATTATGATGGAGAATCAACGATCGTTTTAGATAAAGAAGGGCGCTTTACATTGAATGTCAAAGATTTCCCTAATTTAAAAAATTATGATGGCCATACATTGATCACAACTGATGGTACGACATTATTAGGCGCAGATGACAAAGCGGGTATTGCAGAAATCATGACAGCTATGGAGATTTTGTTGAAAAATCCTTCCATTCCTCATGGGGAGATCAAAGTCGCTTTTGGTCCAGATGAAGAAATCGGAGTTGGTGCGGACAAATTTGACGTAGAACAGTTCAACGTGGATTTTGCTTACACGATCGATGGTGGACCTTTAGGAGAGCTACAATACGAAACGTTTAGTGCAGCGCAAGCAAACATCACGATCCAAGGGAAAAATGTCCATCCTGGTACAGCGAAGAATACAATGATCAATGCTTTACAAGTAGCGATCGACTTCCACAATGAATTACCAGCTGATGAAGTTCCTGAAAAAACAGATGGTTATGAAGGATTCTTCCATTTGATGGCTTTGAATGGAAGTCCAGAAGAGGCGAAAATGAGCTATATCATCCGTGACCATAAACGTGAGTCATTTGAAGCAAGAAAAGCAATGATTACAAGCATTCAAGAAAAAATGAATCAACGGTTTGACCAAGAGCGTATTCAAGTAGAAATGTATGATCAATACTACAATATGCGTGAAATCATCGAAAAGGATATGAGTATCGTTGATCTAGCTGAAAAAGCAATGATCGATTTAGACATTAAGCCAGTGATCGAACCAGTACGTGGTGGGACAGATGGCTCAAAAATCTCTTATCTGGGGATACCAACACCAAATCTATTTGCGGGTGGCGAAAACATGCACGGACGTTTTGAATTTGTGTCCCTACAAGTCATGGAAAAAGCGACAGATGTCATTGTTAAAATCGCGGAGTTGAATACGCAGGTGTAA
- a CDS encoding Nif3-like dinuclear metal center hexameric protein, with translation MSIKAQDFIKKFESYCPQWLAEEGDPVGLHIGTLDKPIQRVMMTLDVRPEVVAEAIEKKIDLLIAKHPPIFRPVKRLITDSPQEKMYADLLKHDIAVYAAHTNMDIIEDGLNDWFCEQLGIEVTGHLVQTHERGYKKLISYLPVEDAPRLRAALAKAGAGEQGEYDSTSFTSIGQGRFRPKAGANPTIGEVGRGEQVQEAKVEVIFPENIEEKVLQAMFAAHPYEEPAFDLFSIDAPVKTWGLGRIGELAKEQSLDDFAAHVKEVFQLEGLRVVRPTTSPQKMIKRVAICGGSGEKFYPAALAQGADVYITGDIYFHTAQDMQSAGLAAIDPGHYIESLCKEKFVEKFEKWKNEENWTVDFFVSETSTNPFEFK, from the coding sequence ATGTCCATTAAAGCACAAGATTTCATCAAAAAATTTGAAAGCTATTGCCCGCAATGGTTAGCGGAAGAAGGCGATCCAGTTGGGTTGCATATTGGCACTTTGGACAAACCGATCCAACGTGTGATGATGACTTTAGATGTCCGACCAGAAGTGGTGGCAGAAGCCATTGAGAAAAAGATCGATCTTTTGATTGCAAAACATCCCCCGATTTTTAGACCAGTCAAACGTTTGATCACTGATTCTCCACAAGAAAAAATGTACGCTGATTTGTTGAAACATGATATTGCAGTCTATGCAGCCCACACAAACATGGATATCATTGAAGATGGGTTGAACGATTGGTTTTGTGAGCAATTAGGAATTGAGGTCACAGGTCATCTTGTTCAAACGCATGAACGTGGCTACAAAAAATTGATCAGTTATCTTCCAGTGGAGGATGCTCCGCGTTTAAGAGCTGCCTTGGCAAAAGCGGGTGCCGGAGAACAAGGAGAGTATGATAGTACAAGTTTTACCTCGATTGGCCAAGGTCGATTCCGTCCAAAAGCTGGAGCGAATCCAACAATTGGTGAAGTCGGCCGTGGGGAACAAGTCCAAGAAGCCAAAGTCGAAGTGATCTTCCCAGAAAATATAGAAGAGAAAGTCTTACAAGCGATGTTTGCAGCACATCCATACGAAGAGCCGGCATTTGATTTGTTCTCGATCGATGCACCAGTTAAAACCTGGGGATTAGGTCGCATTGGGGAACTAGCAAAAGAACAGAGCTTGGATGATTTCGCAGCCCATGTAAAAGAAGTTTTTCAATTGGAAGGTTTACGTGTGGTTCGCCCAACGACAAGCCCACAAAAAATGATCAAACGAGTCGCTATTTGTGGTGGGAGTGGTGAGAAGTTTTATCCCGCAGCCTTGGCTCAAGGAGCGGATGTCTATATTACTGGCGATATTTATTTCCATACAGCGCAAGATATGCAAAGTGCGGGATTAGCTGCAATTGATCCTGGCCATTATATCGAATCATTGTGTAAGGAAAAATTTGTAGAGAAATTTGAAAAGTGGAAAAACGAAGAGAATTGGACGGTTGACTTTTTTGTTTCAGAAACATCGACCAATCCATTTGAATTTAAATAA
- a CDS encoding tRNA (adenine(22)-N(1))-methyltransferase produces the protein MNHTELSKRLETVGRFVPEAARLADIGSDHAYLPVALMLKGKIDFAVAGEVVKGPFESAKRQVMKNGLSERIEVRLANGLDAIEKHDQISAITIAGMGGSLIRDILEAGRQNQRLSGEERLILQPNIGEKTLRTWLKENNYQIIAEEIIEENKKIYEIIVAEKKEQPIDYSEKELMFGPFLLEDKNATFSAKWQRELKQREVILEQLKNASEQNRYETIQQEVEWIKEVL, from the coding sequence ATGAATCACACAGAGTTATCGAAACGTCTTGAAACTGTCGGACGTTTTGTACCAGAAGCTGCTCGTTTAGCAGATATCGGTTCAGATCATGCGTACTTACCCGTCGCATTGATGCTCAAAGGAAAAATCGACTTTGCTGTAGCCGGAGAAGTCGTTAAAGGACCTTTTGAATCGGCAAAACGACAGGTGATGAAAAATGGACTGTCTGAGCGAATTGAGGTACGCTTGGCCAATGGATTAGATGCCATCGAAAAGCATGATCAAATCAGCGCGATCACGATTGCTGGCATGGGAGGCTCTTTGATTCGTGACATCTTAGAAGCTGGTCGGCAAAACCAGCGCTTATCGGGAGAAGAACGTTTGATTCTACAGCCCAATATTGGCGAAAAAACGTTACGAACGTGGCTGAAAGAAAATAACTATCAGATCATTGCAGAAGAAATCATCGAAGAAAACAAAAAGATCTATGAGATCATCGTAGCTGAAAAGAAAGAACAGCCCATTGACTATTCTGAAAAAGAGCTGATGTTCGGGCCATTCTTACTCGAAGATAAAAACGCTACTTTTTCGGCAAAATGGCAACGGGAGCTCAAACAACGTGAAGTGATCTTAGAGCAATTAAAAAATGCGAGTGAACAAAACAGATATGAGACAATCCAACAAGAGGTGGAATGGATCAAGGAGGTTTTATGA
- the dnaI gene encoding primosomal protein DnaI, with translation MEDVGKELKKIISKRNYQEKYSEMIAEVLNDADVQAFLSAHQDRLTQADIEKSYAKLYEYVQEKRKYQTNDPTMIAPGYEPKLTLNFHYVDVTYVPTEALLARQKQEEIKSRVKAMDMPKDIQSASFENFERTDGRGYASLEALDFVEQYSADPKNFHKGLYLVGSFGIGKTYLLGATAKELAIKGFTTTLVHFPTFAVEMKQAIGKDQVAEKLDAVKKSPILMIDDIGADAMSSWIRDEVFGVILQYRMQEQLPTFFSSNFTMNELEQHLTVTQRGDEEPLKAKRIMERIRYLTKEIEMTGRNRRNG, from the coding sequence ATGGAAGATGTAGGAAAAGAACTGAAGAAAATCATCAGTAAACGCAACTACCAAGAAAAGTATTCCGAGATGATTGCTGAAGTTTTGAATGATGCGGATGTTCAAGCCTTTCTATCAGCCCATCAAGACCGATTGACGCAAGCGGATATCGAAAAAAGCTATGCCAAACTCTATGAGTATGTCCAAGAAAAAAGAAAATATCAAACGAACGATCCAACGATGATCGCTCCCGGATATGAACCAAAATTGACATTGAATTTCCACTATGTCGATGTCACCTATGTGCCGACAGAAGCACTCTTAGCTCGTCAAAAACAAGAAGAGATCAAGAGTCGTGTGAAAGCAATGGATATGCCCAAAGACATCCAATCTGCTTCCTTTGAAAATTTCGAACGAACAGATGGACGTGGCTATGCAAGCTTAGAAGCATTAGACTTCGTTGAACAATATTCAGCTGATCCTAAAAACTTCCACAAAGGGTTGTACTTGGTCGGAAGTTTTGGTATCGGGAAAACCTATCTTTTAGGTGCAACAGCGAAAGAACTGGCAATCAAAGGATTCACCACAACGTTGGTTCATTTCCCAACATTTGCTGTTGAAATGAAGCAAGCCATCGGCAAAGATCAAGTGGCTGAGAAGTTAGATGCGGTGAAGAAATCGCCGATCTTGATGATCGATGATATTGGAGCGGATGCGATGAGTAGTTGGATCCGTGACGAAGTATTTGGTGTCATCCTACAGTATCGGATGCAAGAACAATTGCCAACATTCTTTTCTTCAAACTTCACGATGAACGAATTAGAACAACATTTGACGGTGACACAACGAGGCGATGAGGAACCGTTGAAAGCCAAACGGATCATGGAACGAATCCGCTATTTGACAAAAGAAATCGAAATGACAGGCCGAAATCGTCGAAATGGCTAA
- a CDS encoding replication initiation and membrane attachment family protein, with the protein MENAWKELQPKNIYQGRKSSPLKEEGKSALLSLYQPLIGGEALSLYLTLYSEISLETGVGPEGLHADLLSSLSCGLPQFYEARKKLEGIGLLEVYFKKDENLGNCFLYELLEPMDVPAFFNDTLLSFLLLEKVGERRFNQLTELFKPKNLSHEGYQKITKKFLEVYRFNETVYAANQEQVESIQQKFTPVEPKSLIADSDSFDWTFLTDWLKKQHINQLTEPVLQQVKTYQQLYGFDELTLGELILQSFDFTTEEVSLKELQRIVLLRQQQQNALRQSSNTLDTDQPAETGVPVNQALPSAAQQLIQVARQTPPMRYLEAIKKEKGGYVSKQENWLLQDLVTQSGLSSSVINILINYVLVIKNHASLNASFVNTIANEWAQKKISTPEDAIEHLHTLSTKAKQPKATKQNNTSNYRRNVRREKLPDWVNQPKDETQISTEKKAEIDRRFKEYLAKKEGES; encoded by the coding sequence TTGGAAAATGCGTGGAAAGAATTACAACCGAAAAATATTTACCAAGGAAGAAAGAGCAGTCCTTTAAAAGAAGAAGGAAAGTCAGCCTTGTTATCCCTTTACCAACCATTGATCGGGGGAGAAGCGTTGAGTCTTTACTTGACGTTGTACTCGGAGATCTCGTTAGAAACTGGCGTAGGTCCTGAAGGATTACACGCCGATTTATTGAGTAGTCTAAGTTGTGGATTACCACAATTTTATGAGGCGCGAAAAAAACTAGAAGGAATCGGTCTTTTAGAAGTCTATTTCAAAAAAGATGAAAATTTGGGCAATTGTTTTCTTTATGAGTTGTTAGAACCGATGGACGTTCCTGCGTTTTTCAATGATACGTTACTTTCTTTTTTACTTCTAGAAAAAGTTGGTGAACGTCGATTCAACCAATTGACAGAGTTATTTAAGCCAAAAAATCTTTCGCATGAAGGCTATCAAAAAATTACTAAGAAGTTTTTGGAAGTCTATCGGTTCAATGAAACAGTCTATGCAGCAAACCAAGAACAAGTGGAATCGATCCAGCAAAAATTCACACCTGTTGAACCCAAATCATTGATAGCAGATTCAGACTCGTTTGACTGGACGTTTCTGACCGATTGGTTGAAGAAACAACACATCAATCAGTTGACAGAACCAGTCCTTCAACAAGTGAAAACATACCAACAACTCTATGGCTTTGATGAACTGACATTAGGAGAGTTGATTCTACAGTCGTTTGATTTTACGACAGAAGAAGTATCTTTAAAAGAACTTCAACGGATCGTCTTGCTACGGCAGCAACAGCAGAATGCGTTGCGACAATCGAGCAACACTCTGGATACCGATCAGCCTGCTGAAACTGGTGTCCCTGTCAATCAGGCGTTGCCTAGTGCTGCACAACAATTGATCCAAGTCGCACGACAAACCCCACCGATGCGTTATCTCGAAGCGATAAAAAAAGAAAAAGGCGGGTATGTTTCCAAACAGGAAAATTGGTTGTTGCAAGATTTGGTCACCCAATCCGGTCTGTCTAGCAGTGTCATCAACATTTTGATCAACTATGTGTTAGTCATAAAAAACCATGCGAGCTTGAATGCGAGCTTCGTGAATACGATCGCCAATGAGTGGGCGCAAAAAAAAATCAGTACGCCAGAAGATGCGATTGAGCATCTCCATACATTGAGTACGAAAGCAAAGCAACCAAAAGCGACAAAACAAAACAACACGTCAAATTATCGACGAAACGTAAGGCGAGAAAAATTGCCTGATTGGGTCAATCAACCAAAAGACGAAACGCAAATCAGTACAGAGAAAAAAGCCGAGATCGATCGTCGCTTCAAAGAGTATCTGGCTAAAAAGGAAGGTGAGAGCTAA
- the nrdR gene encoding transcriptional regulator NrdR encodes MRCPRCQHNNSRVIDSRQADDGRAIRRRRECEKCSFRFTTFERIEAAPLLVIKKNGEREEFNRDKILRGLIRSAEKRPVAMEQMEQIVNHVENRVRSLGENEVSTNLIGEYVMEDLVNLDEIAYIRFASVYRQFKDMSVFLKELQDIVDKAKDSGNSENDA; translated from the coding sequence ATGAGATGTCCTAGATGTCAACATAACAACTCAAGAGTGATCGATAGTCGTCAAGCTGACGATGGTCGAGCGATAAGAAGACGCCGGGAGTGCGAAAAATGTTCCTTCCGTTTTACGACCTTTGAACGAATTGAAGCGGCACCTTTATTAGTTATCAAGAAAAATGGTGAACGGGAAGAATTCAATCGTGACAAGATTTTACGTGGATTGATCCGTTCTGCCGAAAAACGTCCAGTAGCGATGGAACAAATGGAACAGATCGTCAATCATGTTGAAAATCGTGTAAGAAGTCTTGGCGAAAATGAGGTTTCAACTAATCTGATCGGCGAATACGTCATGGAAGATTTAGTGAACTTAGATGAAATCGCCTATATTCGTTTTGCGAGTGTTTATCGTCAATTCAAAGATATGTCTGTCTTTTTGAAAGAATTACAAGACATTGTTGATAAAGCCAAAGATTCGGGTAATAGTGAAAATGATGCGTAA
- a CDS encoding CsbD family protein, translating into MGTFKNQKDKVVGSAKEKIGEILHKEDLQEKGQIQAEEGKIREDEYRARIAELEDQHVEKEAKRQDLTTERKDPETSPEEKQAPQFDHRSTEQKIEEERMKHYTGIEDKL; encoded by the coding sequence ATGGGTACATTCAAAAACCAAAAAGACAAAGTAGTAGGTTCTGCGAAAGAAAAGATTGGTGAGATTCTCCACAAAGAAGACTTACAGGAAAAGGGCCAGATCCAAGCAGAAGAAGGTAAAATCCGTGAAGATGAATACCGGGCGAGAATTGCTGAGTTAGAAGACCAACATGTCGAAAAAGAAGCCAAACGCCAAGACTTAACAACAGAACGCAAAGATCCAGAGACAAGTCCTGAAGAAAAACAAGCCCCCCAATTCGATCATCGTTCAACAGAACAAAAAATCGAAGAAGAACGAATGAAACATTATACGGGAATCGAAGATAAACTATAG
- the coaE gene encoding dephospho-CoA kinase (Dephospho-CoA kinase (CoaE) performs the final step in coenzyme A biosynthesis.) → MSEIKNTQVGFVLGLTGGIATGKSTAAAIFQQYGFPVIDADQVARAVVEPDTPGLQALVQAFGKEILQQDGRLDRAKLGQLIFGSVTAREQLNQVLDPFIRGKITEEIIEKKVKYPLIVVDIPLLFEGQYDTQMDAVAVVYIPESQQIERLMVRNQLSKKDAEQRVKSQLSIEEKKRRADIVFDNRQTKEDLSAEIKKWLLLNRFL, encoded by the coding sequence ATGTCAGAAATTAAGAATACCCAAGTAGGATTTGTTTTAGGTTTGACAGGAGGAATTGCGACAGGCAAGAGTACTGCCGCTGCTATTTTCCAACAATATGGCTTTCCAGTAATTGATGCCGATCAAGTGGCAAGAGCGGTCGTTGAACCGGATACGCCAGGACTTCAAGCGTTGGTTCAAGCGTTCGGCAAGGAGATCCTCCAACAGGATGGTCGCTTAGACCGGGCAAAACTTGGACAATTGATTTTCGGCTCTGTCACCGCTCGTGAGCAATTGAATCAAGTATTAGATCCATTTATCCGTGGGAAAATCACTGAAGAAATCATAGAGAAGAAAGTAAAATATCCGCTGATCGTCGTCGATATTCCATTATTATTTGAGGGACAGTATGATACACAAATGGATGCCGTCGCAGTGGTCTATATTCCAGAATCCCAGCAGATCGAACGTTTGATGGTACGCAATCAATTATCAAAAAAAGACGCAGAACAACGGGTGAAAAGTCAATTGTCGATCGAGGAAAAAAAACGACGTGCGGATATCGTGTTCGATAATCGTCAAACCAAGGAAGATTTATCCGCTGAAATCAAAAAATGGTTGTTACTTAATCGCTTTCTTTGA
- the mutM gene encoding DNA-formamidopyrimidine glycosylase yields MPELPEVETVRKGLEKLVKNKKIKNVQVLWPRIIEQPEVPIFEATLIGETIESIGRRGKFLIFHLSHYEMISHLRMEGKYQYFEKEEPIDKHTHVIFSFEDGSQLRYHDVRKFGRMTIVEKGASNTYKGILKLGPEPLPDLFLLKDFTLGLQKSHKAIKPLLLDQKLVTGLGNIYVDEALWEAKIHPEQPADSLRPKEIKLLRQAIIDVLSRAVEAGGTTIRSYLNALGESGSFQVALHVYGQTGEACVRCQTPIVKTKVAQRGTHYCPTCQKLRIPK; encoded by the coding sequence ATGCCCGAATTACCAGAAGTTGAAACTGTCCGAAAAGGATTAGAAAAATTAGTGAAAAACAAAAAAATCAAAAACGTTCAAGTGCTGTGGCCGAGAATCATTGAACAACCGGAGGTACCAATTTTTGAAGCAACGTTAATTGGTGAAACCATCGAATCGATCGGTCGTAGAGGGAAATTTTTGATTTTTCACTTGAGTCATTATGAAATGATTTCCCATTTACGGATGGAGGGAAAATATCAATATTTTGAAAAAGAAGAACCAATCGATAAGCACACACATGTGATTTTCTCTTTTGAAGATGGCAGCCAATTACGATACCACGATGTACGAAAATTCGGTCGGATGACGATTGTTGAAAAAGGGGCGAGCAATACCTATAAAGGGATCTTGAAATTAGGTCCAGAACCTTTACCAGATTTGTTCTTGTTGAAAGACTTTACCTTAGGACTACAAAAGTCACACAAAGCTATCAAACCTTTGTTACTTGATCAAAAGTTGGTCACAGGACTAGGAAATATCTACGTAGATGAAGCATTATGGGAAGCGAAGATCCATCCAGAGCAACCAGCTGATTCTTTACGCCCAAAAGAAATCAAATTACTCCGTCAAGCAATCATTGATGTGTTGTCACGAGCAGTTGAAGCAGGGGGGACAACGATCCGAAGTTATCTCAATGCGTTAGGTGAGTCAGGGAGTTTCCAAGTGGCTTTACATGTCTATGGACAGACAGGAGAAGCATGTGTTCGTTGTCAAACACCAATCGTGAAAACGAAAGTTGCGCAAAGGGGGACGCACTATTGTCCAACATGTCAGAAATTAAGAATACCCAAGTAG